One stretch of Thermanaerosceptrum fracticalcis DNA includes these proteins:
- a CDS encoding DUF2157 domain-containing protein, translating to MSFNSNLQREVDRWVKEGLITPETGDALRQRYPVTKTSMTQTLALLGSILLGIGVILFFAANWESMSRTLKVAVVVSSFTLAYLGGYYLRYTKGTYPKVGYALICLGSLLYGSGIWLIAQIFHIEAERGLGFMLWYVGVIPIAYLFHSSFNLFLALATLTSWFIAGKYPLNWAFLLYPLLLAGTILPLALRKKDQFNFTAAVIAGYIWFIPLGVKLARVNFSFQLGIISLLLFSLLLYFLLQLFREEKSIFGENLLFSLSLVGMFTALAAFSFNDFLHEFLDKHPLYNFPYLVAAVLLVIGVMKFKEKSLTVRDLPLGLLYLLVFPFFPETARNSFLLIFNNIFFFVYTLLAIYYGYWLKRPLIFNLSMVMFAVAVILKYFDFFFALLPRSVFFMSGGLLLLLGSILLEHKRRKLIKTME from the coding sequence ATGTCTTTTAACAGCAACCTGCAGCGGGAAGTGGACCGCTGGGTAAAAGAAGGCCTCATTACTCCCGAGACAGGGGATGCTTTGAGGCAGCGTTACCCTGTAACCAAAACCAGCATGACCCAGACCCTGGCTTTACTGGGCAGTATCCTTCTGGGTATTGGCGTTATTCTGTTTTTTGCAGCCAACTGGGAAAGCATGTCCCGTACCCTTAAGGTGGCTGTAGTGGTTTCATCTTTTACTCTGGCCTACCTGGGAGGGTATTACCTGCGCTATACGAAAGGCACTTACCCCAAGGTAGGGTATGCCCTGATTTGCCTGGGTTCTCTACTCTATGGCTCGGGCATCTGGCTCATTGCCCAGATTTTCCATATTGAAGCGGAGAGAGGTTTAGGCTTTATGCTCTGGTATGTGGGTGTGATTCCCATAGCCTATCTTTTTCATTCTTCCTTTAACCTCTTCCTGGCCCTGGCCACCTTGACTTCCTGGTTTATCGCCGGAAAATACCCCTTGAACTGGGCGTTCCTCCTTTACCCCTTGCTCCTGGCAGGCACCATCCTGCCCCTGGCCCTGCGCAAGAAAGATCAATTCAATTTTACTGCTGCCGTCATCGCAGGTTATATCTGGTTTATCCCCCTGGGAGTGAAACTGGCCCGTGTAAACTTTAGTTTCCAACTGGGGATCATCAGCCTCCTCCTTTTCAGCCTGCTTCTCTACTTTCTGCTCCAGCTGTTCCGGGAGGAAAAATCGATCTTTGGGGAAAACTTACTCTTCTCCCTCTCCCTGGTTGGTATGTTCACTGCCCTGGCAGCCTTTAGTTTTAACGATTTTCTCCATGAATTTCTCGATAAACACCCGCTCTATAACTTCCCATATCTTGTGGCTGCCGTCTTGCTGGTTATAGGCGTGATGAAATTCAAGGAGAAATCCCTTACTGTACGTGATTTACCCCTGGGCTTACTGTACCTTTTAGTTTTTCCCTTTTTCCCGGAAACTGCCAGGAACAGCTTCTTACTCATTTTCAATAACATCTTTTTCTTTGTTTACACTTTACTGGCCATCTACTACGGTTACTGGCTGAAACGTCCCCTTATCTTCAATCTCAGCATGGTGATGTTTGCTGTGGCCGTGATCCTTAAATATTTTGACTTCTTCTTCGCTCTTCTCCCCCGCTCCGTCTTTTTCATGTCCGGAGGCTTACTCCTTTTGTTGGGCAGTATCCTTTTGGAACACAAAAGACGTAAGCTCATTAAGACCATGGAGTGA
- a CDS encoding iron-containing alcohol dehydrogenase family protein produces MLQRIVAPGHYLREAGMIKKAGSHCRQVGKKAFIIGGKTALSIVEKDLTGSLEEKGVETAAVSWYGGECCWENIEALAQQVKKKGADFIIGVGGGKALDTAKAVAFALGLPVITIPTIAATCAAWTPLAVVYTLEGMYLELSSKAQNPAKVLVDTEVIAQAPIAFLRAGIGDTLAKWFESEISSRNTGGNAAVSAALSLGNLCYQILLEYGTGACLSGEKGQVSPALEQVVDANIMLSGLVSGLGGDECRTGAAHSIYNGLTVLENAHRRYHGEIVAYGILCQLVLDKKEDELVKLLTFYHKTGLPMTLEELGIHSLSKEEELAVGKASAEVEDMANMPFTVTAEMVVDALYRVDQLGRRYRGGENLV; encoded by the coding sequence TTGCTGCAGCGAATTGTTGCTCCCGGCCACTATTTGCGTGAAGCGGGAATGATAAAAAAGGCGGGCAGCCATTGCCGCCAGGTAGGAAAGAAGGCTTTTATCATCGGCGGTAAAACTGCTCTTTCCATAGTAGAAAAAGACTTGACCGGCAGTCTGGAAGAGAAGGGCGTAGAAACGGCAGCCGTTAGTTGGTACGGTGGTGAATGCTGTTGGGAAAATATTGAGGCTCTTGCCCAACAGGTGAAGAAAAAGGGCGCCGATTTTATTATTGGCGTGGGCGGAGGCAAAGCCCTGGATACGGCCAAGGCCGTTGCTTTTGCTTTGGGTTTACCCGTAATTACCATTCCCACCATTGCCGCGACCTGTGCGGCCTGGACGCCGTTAGCGGTAGTGTATACCCTGGAGGGGATGTACCTGGAGTTATCCTCTAAAGCCCAGAATCCGGCAAAAGTTCTGGTTGATACCGAGGTTATCGCCCAGGCGCCCATCGCTTTTTTAAGAGCGGGTATCGGTGATACACTGGCAAAATGGTTCGAGTCGGAGATTTCCAGCCGTAATACTGGGGGCAATGCAGCGGTTTCTGCTGCCCTAAGCCTGGGAAACCTGTGTTATCAAATTTTATTAGAATATGGCACTGGGGCCTGTCTTAGTGGGGAAAAAGGCCAGGTATCACCTGCTTTGGAACAGGTTGTGGATGCCAATATCATGCTAAGTGGTTTAGTCAGCGGGTTAGGCGGTGATGAATGCCGGACCGGGGCTGCCCATTCCATTTATAACGGGCTCACGGTCTTAGAAAATGCCCACCGGCGTTATCATGGGGAAATTGTGGCATACGGTATTTTATGCCAGTTGGTTTTGGATAAAAAAGAGGATGAATTAGTTAAACTATTGACTTTCTACCATAAGACGGGACTGCCCATGACCCTGGAGGAACTGGGAATTCATAGCCTGAGTAAAGAAGAGGAACTTGCTGTGGGAAAGGCTTCCGCCGAAGTGGAAGACATGGCGAATATGCCTTTTACGGTAACAGCGGAAATGGTTGTCGATGCTCTTTATCGCGTAGACCAACTGGGAAGACGTTACAGGGGAGGTGAAAATCTTGTTTAA
- a CDS encoding GGDEF domain-containing protein, producing the protein MEGWKLDKAAKILLEKLNLNLGNGTQSLSPTDNTEFLKEMRKTLTKSRGLLIHYIDLSNLYEIEHNYGPVYYSQAVKTAVLAAKEYVQLFPSYINCRQIRLLLTDDIAIFSALEEIPPLQELYDLDMKIRLHIHRKLEEIFPMISHEYLVVHTGHFLSKENLGNIHKELFPALKYALKNAKNQEKSLNASMIAQFENILSEEKISHLYQPILSLRSGSLLGWEALARGPLNSYFYAPVTLFPYAEETGTLLTLENISQRKALANAGELKARQKLFLNINAQTAHTLEFTRENLLSVLEEKGLKPQNVVLELTERTSILNFQKFKKSLQNMRNLGFSLALDDTGAGYSSLQAVAELEPNYIKLDMSIVRNIHKDPVKQALVDTFVTFAKKINCSLIAEGIETREELITLIKLGVHYGQGYLLGKPHFPASQVSPSITSLIRKFGKKNEEKLPHNTITIGSIVQPALMVAPETSVEEVLRYFQRDKNLEGIIVTKEMIPLGLVMRSHFFNFLSSRYGVALYYKKPVTVVMDHFPLMVEDETTLEKASQIATNRTQEKLYDHILVTKNGNILGIVSIRHLLEVITQSKIQMAQYANPLTGLPGNIRIQEELNKIISGDRTMEVTYADIDNFKQLNDTYGFEWGDEILLLLSKVLKHVVRNYGNDECFLGHIGGDDFILITPPQYSDLINTKIIKIMHKLKKDTVSTSLAVIAATPGRFKNHLELAEHAAKAKKYAKSIKGSVFVKEGPTGQFCCFCQIVNACRDVPEP; encoded by the coding sequence ATGGAAGGCTGGAAACTTGACAAAGCAGCCAAAATACTGCTGGAAAAACTTAATTTGAATCTGGGTAACGGTACCCAATCCCTATCCCCCACTGACAACACAGAATTTCTGAAAGAAATGCGCAAAACACTGACCAAATCCAGGGGCCTCCTGATCCACTACATCGATCTTTCCAATCTTTATGAAATAGAACATAACTACGGTCCGGTTTACTACAGCCAGGCGGTAAAAACGGCCGTCTTGGCGGCAAAAGAATATGTCCAACTATTCCCTTCTTATATCAATTGCAGGCAAATCCGATTATTATTAACGGATGATATTGCCATTTTCAGTGCTTTAGAAGAAATACCGCCCCTCCAGGAGCTTTATGACCTGGACATGAAAATTCGCCTCCATATTCACCGCAAACTGGAAGAAATCTTTCCTATGATCAGTCATGAATACCTGGTAGTGCACACTGGTCATTTTTTATCTAAGGAAAATTTGGGTAATATCCATAAAGAGCTTTTTCCTGCCTTAAAATACGCCTTAAAAAACGCCAAAAACCAGGAAAAATCACTCAATGCTTCCATGATTGCCCAGTTTGAGAACATCTTAAGCGAGGAAAAGATCTCCCATTTATACCAACCCATCCTTTCCCTGCGCAGTGGCTCCCTTCTCGGTTGGGAAGCCCTGGCCCGGGGTCCCCTGAATTCCTATTTTTATGCTCCGGTTACTCTTTTCCCTTATGCCGAAGAAACAGGAACCCTGCTTACCCTGGAAAACATTTCTCAGCGCAAAGCCCTGGCCAATGCAGGTGAACTTAAGGCCAGGCAAAAGCTTTTTCTCAACATCAATGCCCAAACTGCCCACACCCTGGAATTTACCAGGGAGAATCTGCTCTCTGTCCTGGAAGAAAAGGGTCTGAAACCCCAAAATGTGGTGCTGGAACTTACCGAACGCACTTCCATCCTTAATTTCCAGAAATTCAAAAAATCCCTGCAGAATATGAGAAACCTGGGATTTTCCCTGGCCCTGGACGATACGGGGGCAGGTTACTCGAGCCTGCAGGCCGTGGCCGAACTTGAACCCAATTATATTAAACTGGATATGTCCATTGTGCGCAATATTCACAAAGATCCCGTTAAACAGGCCTTAGTAGATACTTTTGTGACTTTTGCCAAAAAAATAAACTGTTCCCTGATCGCCGAAGGCATTGAAACCAGAGAAGAACTGATAACCCTTATCAAATTAGGAGTCCATTACGGCCAGGGCTATCTTTTGGGGAAACCCCACTTTCCCGCTTCTCAGGTTTCTCCAAGTATTACCAGCCTGATTCGCAAATTTGGCAAAAAAAATGAAGAAAAACTTCCCCACAACACCATCACCATCGGAAGCATTGTGCAACCTGCCCTTATGGTTGCTCCCGAAACCTCGGTGGAAGAAGTTTTGCGGTATTTCCAGCGTGACAAAAATCTGGAAGGCATCATCGTGACCAAAGAAATGATCCCCCTGGGACTGGTCATGCGCAGCCACTTCTTCAATTTCCTCAGTTCCCGCTACGGTGTGGCCTTGTATTATAAAAAACCCGTTACCGTTGTGATGGACCACTTCCCCCTGATGGTGGAAGATGAAACCACCCTGGAAAAAGCCTCACAAATAGCCACCAACAGGACTCAGGAAAAACTTTACGACCACATTTTGGTTACTAAGAACGGCAATATTCTGGGGATAGTTTCCATCAGACACCTTCTAGAAGTAATTACCCAAAGCAAAATCCAGATGGCCCAGTATGCCAATCCCCTTACCGGGCTCCCCGGCAATATCAGGATCCAGGAAGAACTGAACAAGATAATCAGCGGTGATAGAACTATGGAAGTAACCTACGCTGATATTGATAATTTCAAACAATTAAATGATACTTATGGTTTCGAGTGGGGGGATGAGATTCTCCTTCTCTTAAGCAAAGTATTAAAGCATGTGGTAAGAAATTACGGCAATGATGAGTGTTTCCTGGGTCATATCGGAGGGGATGATTTTATTCTAATTACACCTCCTCAGTATTCCGACCTGATTAATACCAAAATCATCAAAATCATGCATAAGTTAAAGAAAGATACGGTTTCTACTTCACTGGCTGTTATAGCAGCAACTCCCGGCCGCTTTAAAAACCACCTGGAACTGGCGGAACATGCAGCCAAAGCCAAAAAATATGCCAAAAGCATCAAAGGGTCTGTTTTCGTCAAGGAAGGACCAACGGGCCAGTTCTGCTGCTTTTGTCAGATCGTCAATGCCTGCCGTGATGTGCCCGAACCTTAA
- a CDS encoding ABC transporter ATP-binding protein, translating into MIKSETPNIKLSIQNVSKVFGQGANRVTALEKTSFDVKAGEFVTILGPSGCGKSTILRIVAGLTETSSGQALLDGKEIKAPGADRGMVFQSYTLFPWLTVQKNIEFGLELKGIPKAEREKTALHQLELIGLKGFENAYPQNLSGGMKQRVAIARALANNPEILLMDEPFGALDAQTRSIMQENLLNAWQETQKTILFVTHDVEEAIFLGDTVYVMTARPGRVKATIAVPLPRPRHFTMKNSPEFSALKQEILELIREESMKACNM; encoded by the coding sequence ATGATAAAGAGTGAGACGCCCAACATTAAATTAAGCATTCAAAATGTCTCCAAGGTCTTCGGTCAGGGTGCAAACAGGGTTACGGCCCTGGAAAAGACCTCTTTTGATGTGAAAGCAGGAGAATTTGTGACCATTCTGGGGCCCTCCGGCTGCGGCAAGTCAACGATCCTGCGTATTGTGGCCGGTTTGACGGAGACTTCTTCCGGCCAGGCGCTGTTAGATGGGAAAGAGATTAAAGCGCCGGGGGCTGACCGGGGCATGGTGTTCCAGTCCTATACTTTGTTTCCCTGGCTAACAGTGCAAAAGAACATTGAATTTGGCCTGGAACTCAAGGGTATTCCCAAAGCAGAAAGGGAAAAAACAGCCTTGCACCAGTTGGAGTTAATAGGTTTAAAAGGCTTTGAAAATGCTTATCCCCAGAATCTCTCGGGAGGGATGAAACAAAGGGTGGCTATTGCCAGGGCTTTGGCCAACAATCCCGAGATACTTTTGATGGATGAACCCTTTGGGGCCCTGGACGCTCAGACCCGTTCCATTATGCAGGAAAACCTCTTAAATGCCTGGCAGGAGACCCAGAAAACCATTCTCTTTGTCACCCATGATGTAGAAGAAGCCATTTTCTTAGGGGATACGGTTTACGTGATGACGGCCAGACCGGGCCGGGTTAAAGCCACTATTGCTGTGCCTCTTCCCAGACCCCGGCACTTTACCATGAAAAACTCTCCCGAATTTAGTGCCTTAAAACAGGAAATCCTGGAATTGATCAGGGAAGAGAGCATGAAAGCCTGTAATATGTAA
- a CDS encoding ABC transporter substrate-binding protein, whose protein sequence is MRKFLSVFLLILLILTLVTGCSGSKPAPAPAPQAKEEPKPVKLVITLPTWVGYGPLYLAKEKGFFKEQGLDVELTKIEGLAERKQALAGKKVDGMATAQDVQVTIAAAGIPVKVVWALDDSYGGDGMLAKNEIKDIKDLKGKTVALETGTTSHFFALTVLQKVGLTEKDIKITNMKAGDAGAAFVAGQVDAAVTWEPWLSKGKAKGKVLASTKEYPGIIVDTVSFRADVVENNPKAMEGFVRAMSKAMDYWKQNKQESEEIMAKGLGMEVKDFQAVLPDLKFFDLEGNKKFFGTASSPGLLYETTQKAVDFYASLKVIDTKPKATDIVDSTYVNK, encoded by the coding sequence ATGAGAAAATTTCTATCAGTGTTTTTGCTTATCTTATTAATTTTGACTCTTGTCACCGGTTGTAGTGGTTCTAAACCGGCTCCTGCACCGGCTCCCCAAGCTAAAGAAGAACCGAAACCTGTAAAACTTGTTATTACCTTACCTACCTGGGTAGGATATGGACCTTTGTATTTGGCGAAAGAAAAGGGTTTCTTTAAAGAACAGGGCTTAGATGTGGAGTTAACAAAAATCGAGGGTCTGGCTGAGCGCAAACAAGCCCTGGCCGGGAAAAAGGTAGACGGCATGGCTACGGCCCAGGATGTCCAGGTTACCATTGCCGCAGCAGGAATCCCAGTAAAAGTTGTCTGGGCTCTGGATGACTCTTATGGCGGTGACGGCATGCTGGCTAAAAATGAGATCAAAGATATAAAAGACCTTAAGGGTAAAACAGTAGCCCTGGAAACAGGTACAACCAGTCACTTTTTTGCCCTGACCGTACTGCAAAAAGTGGGTCTTACGGAAAAAGACATTAAGATTACCAACATGAAAGCCGGCGATGCCGGAGCAGCTTTTGTGGCCGGACAGGTTGATGCCGCTGTAACCTGGGAACCCTGGCTCAGCAAAGGAAAAGCCAAGGGTAAAGTCTTGGCTTCCACCAAGGAATATCCCGGTATCATTGTGGATACCGTCAGTTTCCGTGCCGATGTAGTGGAGAACAATCCAAAAGCCATGGAAGGTTTTGTCAGGGCCATGAGTAAGGCTATGGATTACTGGAAACAAAACAAACAGGAATCCGAAGAAATCATGGCCAAAGGTTTAGGGATGGAAGTGAAAGACTTCCAGGCTGTGTTGCCTGACTTAAAATTCTTCGACCTGGAAGGCAATAAGAAGTTCTTCGGTACTGCAAGCAGCCCGGGACTTCTCTATGAAACCACACAAAAAGCTGTGGATTTCTATGCCAGTCTCAAAGTCATTGATACGAAACCCAAAGCTACGGACATTGTTGATTCTACCTACGTAAACAAGTAA
- a CDS encoding ABC transporter ATP-binding protein, with the protein MAAFIEIKNLTKKYRLGQEIITALDNVNLSIVQGEFLCILGTSGSGKTTLLHIMAGLEKPVRGEVLVKGVSLTKMKEKDMAYFRRKHMGFIFQSYNLIPTLTAVENVALPLIFDGVEKREREKRARDLLIQLGLKERLKNKPTEMSGGQQQRVSIARALVNNPKIIFADEPTGNLDSKTTKEIMDILYERVKASGVTLIMVTHDLDLAHYADRVIHMVDGQITKIVEKGVSA; encoded by the coding sequence GTGGCCGCTTTCATTGAAATCAAAAATCTCACGAAAAAATATCGTCTGGGGCAGGAAATTATCACTGCCCTGGATAATGTGAATTTGAGTATAGTGCAAGGTGAGTTCCTCTGCATCCTGGGGACATCGGGTTCGGGAAAAACCACCCTTTTACATATCATGGCGGGCCTGGAGAAACCTGTACGCGGTGAAGTGCTGGTTAAAGGAGTATCGCTGACGAAAATGAAAGAAAAAGACATGGCTTATTTCCGTAGAAAACATATGGGGTTTATTTTCCAGTCCTATAATCTGATACCCACCCTCACTGCCGTGGAGAATGTGGCTTTACCCCTCATATTTGACGGCGTGGAGAAAAGGGAACGGGAGAAACGTGCCCGGGATCTTTTAATTCAACTGGGTCTAAAAGAGCGCCTGAAGAACAAACCCACGGAGATGAGCGGAGGGCAGCAGCAGCGCGTCAGTATTGCCAGGGCTCTGGTTAATAACCCTAAAATCATTTTTGCTGATGAACCCACGGGGAACCTGGACAGTAAAACGACCAAAGAAATCATGGATATCCTGTACGAAAGGGTGAAAGCTTCCGGGGTAACCCTCATCATGGTTACCCATGACCTGGATTTGGCCCACTATGCAGACAGGGTAATCCATATGGTTGACGGGCAAATAACGAAAATAGTAGAAAAAGGAGTGTCGGCATGA
- a CDS encoding ABC transporter permease: MPRFSTKLITPKAEIDRKLYFYTGIFSFIFVFLVWAAAAVIKNDASFIPTPAKVLSIGLNMLTRGELAEHAAYSIMRVAGGFLLASIIAVPLGILMGTLKIAEAFFEPIIGFIRYMPASAFIPLFILWFGLGESEKIAVIFFGTFFQQTLMVMDVTKNVPVDLIDVSYTLGASRKAVFRKVILPASLPGIVDTLRITFGWAWTYLVVAEIVGASEGLGYLIMQASRFLRTDKIFVGILVIGLLGIISDYLFKVLYRALFPYLRSQGGTSTNDKE, from the coding sequence TTGCCACGCTTCAGCACAAAATTAATTACACCAAAAGCGGAAATAGACAGAAAACTATATTTCTATACCGGTATTTTCTCTTTCATTTTTGTGTTTCTAGTATGGGCAGCGGCGGCAGTGATAAAAAATGATGCCAGTTTTATCCCTACTCCGGCCAAAGTACTTTCTATAGGGCTTAACATGCTGACACGGGGGGAACTGGCAGAACATGCTGCCTACAGCATCATGCGGGTAGCTGGTGGTTTTCTGCTGGCTTCCATTATTGCTGTACCCCTGGGCATTTTGATGGGGACTTTGAAAATAGCGGAGGCTTTTTTTGAGCCCATTATCGGCTTTATTCGCTATATGCCTGCTTCAGCCTTTATACCCCTCTTTATTCTCTGGTTTGGCCTGGGTGAAAGTGAAAAAATTGCTGTCATCTTTTTCGGAACTTTCTTCCAGCAGACCCTGATGGTGATGGATGTTACCAAGAACGTACCGGTAGACTTGATTGACGTCTCTTATACCCTGGGAGCTTCCCGGAAGGCAGTCTTCCGGAAGGTAATTTTACCTGCTTCACTGCCGGGAATTGTTGATACTTTACGGATTACTTTCGGCTGGGCCTGGACTTACCTGGTGGTAGCTGAAATTGTGGGTGCCAGTGAAGGCCTGGGCTATCTCATTATGCAAGCAAGCCGTTTTTTACGTACAGATAAAATTTTTGTAGGTATCCTGGTAATTGGGCTTTTGGGAATTATCTCTGATTACCTGTTTAAAGTTCTTTACCGCGCGCTCTTCCCCTATTTGCGGAGCCAAGGAGGTACAAGTACCAATGATAAAGAGTGA
- a CDS encoding ABC transporter permease produces the protein MNKLDILKLAHRNLWRRKARTILTVVGVMIGTTAIVVMLSLGIGLKESQRKSMERWGDLNMIRVQQGINFDREGKPLGEAKKLDDAAVAEIKAIEGVMAVSPAYESGGEAKFGRKRGHIQLIGIDPEEMVNLEFTASLGRLLKAGDRNVMVVGSQVINNFRDEAEIRKMQRGMMFYEGPRRLERKDPGEMMDQRIAMEIRNNSNHEKKRIFNFQVVGVLEGEFKQHAYQAYAPIEDIKRMRKFMMEGTQNGGGDPRMMREIAMKTGGEVRATSSSRRPMQGYDPDDYNFLLVRTEDVTKTREVSDILRERGYNTYSIADQLEGIEKTSRTIQAILGGIGGITLLVAAIGITNTMIMSIYERTKEIGIMKVIGATFQDIHAMFLAEAGLIGLMGGTIGLGLSYLVSYIINHFSRNFMSRGLPPGEEVMGISLIPPYLALFAMAFAFLIGVIAGLYPANRAVRLSPINAIRNE, from the coding sequence ATGAATAAGCTGGACATCTTAAAACTAGCCCATAGAAACCTCTGGCGGAGAAAGGCCCGTACCATCCTTACCGTCGTGGGTGTGATGATTGGCACCACGGCTATCGTGGTCATGCTCTCCCTGGGTATAGGGCTGAAGGAGAGCCAGCGTAAGAGCATGGAACGCTGGGGGGATCTGAATATGATTCGGGTCCAGCAGGGCATCAACTTTGACCGGGAAGGCAAGCCTTTGGGGGAAGCAAAAAAATTGGATGATGCAGCGGTAGCAGAGATAAAAGCCATTGAGGGGGTTATGGCCGTTTCTCCTGCTTATGAATCCGGTGGCGAAGCTAAGTTTGGCCGGAAACGGGGACATATCCAGTTGATTGGCATCGACCCCGAAGAAATGGTGAACCTGGAATTCACCGCTTCCCTGGGCCGTCTTTTAAAAGCCGGGGACCGCAACGTCATGGTAGTAGGCAGCCAGGTCATCAACAATTTCCGGGATGAAGCGGAGATCCGCAAGATGCAGCGCGGGATGATGTTTTACGAAGGTCCCCGACGCCTGGAAAGAAAGGACCCCGGGGAAATGATGGACCAGCGCATTGCTATGGAAATCCGTAACAACAGCAACCATGAGAAAAAAAGGATTTTCAACTTCCAGGTAGTGGGTGTGCTGGAAGGGGAGTTTAAACAACATGCCTACCAGGCCTATGCGCCTATCGAAGATATTAAGAGGATGCGCAAATTCATGATGGAGGGAACCCAGAACGGTGGTGGCGATCCTCGTATGATGCGGGAGATAGCCATGAAAACCGGAGGTGAAGTACGTGCCACCAGCAGCAGTAGGCGGCCTATGCAGGGCTATGATCCCGACGACTATAACTTCTTATTGGTGCGGACTGAAGATGTGACGAAAACCCGGGAAGTTTCCGATATCCTAAGAGAGCGGGGCTACAATACCTATTCTATTGCCGACCAGCTGGAAGGCATCGAAAAAACTTCCCGCACCATTCAGGCTATCCTGGGTGGCATTGGCGGGATAACCTTGCTGGTAGCGGCTATTGGGATTACCAATACTATGATTATGTCCATCTACGAGCGCACCAAAGAAATAGGGATTATGAAGGTTATAGGGGCGACTTTCCAGGACATTCATGCTATGTTTTTGGCCGAAGCCGGTCTCATCGGTCTTATGGGAGGAACCATCGGCCTGGGGCTCAGCTATCTGGTTTCTTACATTATTAATCATTTCAGCCGCAATTTTATGAGCCGGGGGCTGCCCCCGGGGGAAGAAGTCATGGGAATTTCCCTGATACCGCCTTATCTTGCGCTCTTTGCCATGGCTTTTGCCTTTCTGATCGGCGTTATCGCCGGGCTTTATCCCGCCAACCGGGCTGTACGTCTAAGCCCCATCAATGCCATCAGGAACGAGTAA
- the hisC gene encoding histidinol-phosphate transaminase, with product MFNSFTRMRKEARGLQPFIPELPDMALEQIKALTGLEKIVKLSFNENPFGPSPKAVEAIREAASQLNLYPDAVANGLRDVLAQGYGLTKDHIVLSNGADEMIVLTAQAFLEEGDHVLIPFPTFGQYFASTILMGAVPEKVALNNFKVDIGNILSSLTPRSKLIFLCNPNNPTGTYLSKDELINLLENLPPEVLLVLDEAYGEYVEAPDYISGVSFLSAYPNVLVIRTFSKIYALAGARVGYALANPAIIQAINKVRPPFNLNALGQVAALASFCDREYILTAKAHNARVKKELYDFLQGHGLSFVPSETNFVLIDVGQDAIKLCSRLAEKGIMVRCGSAWGLDSYIRVSLGSVEDMAYFQDQLKKLINI from the coding sequence TTGTTTAACAGTTTTACAAGAATGAGAAAGGAAGCCAGGGGACTACAGCCTTTTATTCCAGAGCTGCCGGATATGGCCCTGGAGCAGATTAAAGCCCTTACCGGGTTGGAGAAAATCGTGAAATTATCTTTTAATGAAAATCCTTTTGGCCCCAGTCCCAAAGCTGTGGAAGCCATCAGGGAAGCAGCGTCTCAGCTTAATTTATACCCGGATGCCGTGGCCAATGGACTGCGGGATGTTTTGGCCCAGGGCTATGGTTTAACAAAAGACCACATTGTCCTGTCTAATGGTGCCGATGAAATGATTGTTTTAACAGCCCAGGCCTTTTTGGAAGAAGGAGACCACGTCTTAATACCTTTTCCCACCTTCGGTCAGTATTTTGCTTCCACCATTTTAATGGGGGCAGTGCCTGAAAAAGTTGCCCTGAACAATTTTAAAGTGGACATTGGGAACATCCTGTCTTCACTTACGCCCCGGAGCAAGCTGATTTTCCTGTGTAACCCCAATAACCCCACAGGTACTTATCTCAGTAAGGATGAGCTCATAAACCTCTTGGAAAACTTACCTCCGGAAGTTCTTCTGGTGCTAGATGAAGCCTATGGGGAGTATGTAGAAGCCCCTGATTATATTTCCGGTGTCAGCTTTTTATCTGCCTATCCTAATGTCCTGGTGATTCGAACTTTTTCCAAAATATATGCACTGGCCGGGGCCAGGGTGGGCTACGCTTTGGCCAATCCCGCCATTATCCAGGCCATAAACAAAGTGAGGCCGCCTTTTAACCTTAATGCCCTGGGGCAGGTGGCAGCTCTTGCGTCTTTCTGCGATCGAGAGTACATTTTAACGGCAAAAGCCCATAACGCCCGGGTTAAAAAAGAGTTGTATGATTTTTTACAGGGGCACGGGTTATCTTTTGTACCCTCAGAAACTAATTTTGTGTTAATTGACGTGGGACAGGATGCCATTAAACTTTGCTCCCGGTTGGCGGAAAAAGGGATTATGGTACGCTGCGGTTCTGCCTGGGGACTGGATTCCTATATCAGGGTTAGCCTGGGCAGTGTTGAGGATATGGCTTATTTCCAGGATCAGCTGAAGAAGTTGATAAATATTTAG